A genomic region of Pseudoalteromonas piscicida contains the following coding sequences:
- a CDS encoding HAMP domain-containing methyl-accepting chemotaxis protein → MLSKLRLSQQLSTSFGVMIVLMVALSSVAYVGLNGGYSNFVEYRSLARASNLASTLEANLLSLRINVLNYLKQQSKDDIEQFEQKVRLLHDELAEAKEALSQKESKQLIEKSKTALVTYETAFRDIMALYGRRNTVVHDGLDKIGPQMRKNISQLIESSIDMSDFEGLAAATHMQEKLLLGRLFVTKFLVSNQLNDYNRAMDELKQEKMFLTQSKSRFMNENAKNLLLDIEQSGERYLDGVREVQDIITERNRLITEVLNINGQNIAEHLARVKESIKERQDELGPIAQTESRKTVTIIIAVSVVVILLGCFLSWYITRLIKAPIGGEPKEIAEVASRIASGDLTIQFDRGESVSGIYLAMRDMADKLKAIIAEIQSSTHALSSSSETLSAITAQSKQGADNQMEQLSHSAVSMNEMAATIAEITQSAQLAADAATDADSQSNSGVQVVVATQQAMEGLVGKIENVSQTIENLEQETESVGSILDVIRGIAEQTNLLALNAAIEAARAGEQGRGFAVVADEVRSLASRTQKSTDEIQEMISKLQNEAKRSVGMMRENVKDAKDTADKSAKTDEVLQAISSSVSTIKDMNLQIASASEEQNTVTQQISQSVTEISETAQETATGAERASEEALSLLSLSRALDKSVSSFRL, encoded by the coding sequence ATGCTTTCTAAGTTAAGGTTAAGCCAACAATTATCTACTTCATTTGGAGTAATGATTGTACTTATGGTTGCACTCTCTAGCGTCGCTTATGTTGGATTGAATGGCGGTTATAGTAATTTTGTTGAGTATCGCTCTTTGGCAAGGGCTAGCAATCTAGCAAGTACATTAGAAGCGAATTTGCTCTCACTTAGGATCAATGTGCTGAATTATTTGAAGCAGCAATCAAAAGACGATATTGAACAATTTGAACAGAAGGTAAGGCTTTTACATGATGAACTAGCGGAAGCCAAGGAGGCTCTTAGTCAAAAAGAAAGCAAGCAGCTTATTGAGAAAAGTAAAACAGCTTTGGTTACATATGAAACTGCTTTTAGAGACATTATGGCACTTTATGGTCGTAGAAATACTGTGGTTCATGACGGGCTGGATAAAATAGGCCCTCAAATGCGCAAGAATATTTCGCAATTAATAGAATCTAGCATTGATATGAGTGACTTTGAAGGACTTGCCGCTGCTACACATATGCAGGAAAAGCTGCTGCTAGGAAGACTTTTCGTAACGAAATTCTTAGTGAGTAACCAGTTAAATGACTACAACAGAGCCATGGATGAACTAAAGCAAGAGAAGATGTTTCTAACTCAGTCTAAGTCTAGGTTTATGAATGAAAATGCAAAAAATTTACTGCTTGATATAGAACAATCAGGAGAACGCTACTTAGATGGAGTGAGAGAAGTACAAGATATTATCACAGAGAGAAATCGACTGATTACCGAAGTACTAAATATTAATGGTCAAAATATCGCAGAGCATTTGGCACGTGTGAAAGAATCGATCAAGGAAAGGCAGGATGAATTGGGCCCCATAGCTCAAACTGAGAGTAGGAAGACAGTAACAATTATTATTGCAGTATCTGTTGTGGTAATTTTGTTAGGCTGCTTTTTAAGTTGGTATATCACACGACTAATCAAAGCCCCTATTGGTGGGGAGCCAAAAGAAATCGCGGAAGTGGCATCAAGGATTGCCAGTGGCGACCTCACTATACAATTTGACAGAGGGGAATCAGTCAGCGGTATTTATTTGGCAATGCGTGATATGGCTGACAAACTAAAAGCCATCATTGCAGAAATTCAAAGCTCTACACATGCACTATCTTCCTCGTCAGAAACGCTTAGTGCTATCACCGCCCAGTCCAAACAAGGGGCGGACAACCAAATGGAGCAACTCAGTCATAGTGCTGTTTCGATGAATGAAATGGCTGCCACGATTGCTGAGATAACCCAAAGTGCTCAACTCGCAGCGGATGCCGCAACCGATGCGGATTCTCAATCTAATTCAGGTGTTCAAGTTGTCGTTGCAACACAGCAAGCAATGGAAGGTCTAGTGGGTAAAATAGAAAATGTTAGCCAGACCATTGAGAATCTTGAACAAGAAACAGAGTCGGTAGGTTCTATTTTGGATGTCATCAGGGGTATAGCGGAGCAAACTAATCTGTTAGCGCTCAACGCAGCAATTGAAGCTGCAAGGGCTGGTGAACAAGGGCGTGGCTTTGCCGTAGTGGCAGATGAGGTGAGAAGCCTTGCGAGTCGCACCCAAAAGAGCACGGACGAAATTCAAGAGATGATCTCTAAGTTGCAAAATGAAGCGAAGCGCTCCGTTGGCATGATGCGAGAGAACGTTAAAGATGCTAAAGATACAGCGGACAAGTCGGCGAAAACGGATGAAGTGTTACAAGCGATTTCTTCATCTGTGAGTACGATTAAAGATATGAATCTACAAATAGCCAGTGCTTCTGAGGAACAAAATACGGTTACACAGCAAATTTCGCAAAGTGTGACAGAAATCAGCGAAACCGCGCAAGAGACTGCAACGGGAGCGGAGCGGGCATCAGAGGAAGCGTTATCACTGTTGTCTTTATCCCGCGCACTAGATAAGTCGGTGAGCAGTTTTAGATTATAA
- the rpsQ gene encoding 30S ribosomal protein S17, translating into MSITRQKFCYLVVLNEKFLTLLASDLLLQIEQVLSQIGIKHPIYGTLYRKKASSVQLSCTHTMKTTQLLTGDVVTIRECAPISKKKSWTLVDVIERPKKA; encoded by the coding sequence TTGTCGATAACAAGGCAAAAATTTTGCTATTTAGTTGTTCTAAATGAGAAATTTTTAACGCTGTTAGCGTCAGATTTACTCCTTCAAATTGAGCAAGTATTAAGTCAAATTGGTATTAAGCACCCGATCTACGGTACTCTTTATAGAAAGAAAGCATCAAGCGTACAACTAAGTTGCACGCACACGATGAAAACAACACAGCTACTCACAGGTGACGTCGTGACTATTCGCGAATGTGCGCCAATCTCTAAGAAAAAATCTTGGACGCTAGTTGACGTGATTGAACGTCCTAAGAAAGCTTAA